A stretch of the Pedobacter sp. MC2016-14 genome encodes the following:
- a CDS encoding glycoside hydrolase family 97 protein — translation MKLFFSYTTLFLLLFTFSSVSSQSIVPGSEKTLYSPDRNLEIKIAQKQETPGQRAFFYQVNYKGKSVVLESRMDLQLDNHLSEQAMALKVDKQERWFDNLKITGAFTSTKDTTWSPVTAERKEIRDHYNALTIETVKEDNSIYPMFIEFRAYNEGLAFRFFFPENVKGTYYRIMAEHTEFTMPENTKAWHASWAQAPYQLLNLKNWPDESERPLTLELSNGLYACLAEAQMVDYARTKFKLSTTKPNTILTSMYTPADLISPFGTPWRVVMVAEKYTDLIENNYLLLNLNTPSKIKDESWIKPGKIIRVMTQTTADAKANIDFAAKHNLQYILFDWKWYGPAYSFKSDATKVAIPNFDLPGIINYGKEKGIGVWLYVNLQGLYMQSDSLFKVYQKWGVKGVKFGFVQAGSHRWTTWLEKAIQQAADAKIMVNIHDDWRPTGEQRTWPNLMTSEGIRGNEEMPDATSNTVMPFTRYIAGAADYTLCYYDKRIKTTHAHQLAMAAVYYSPIQTLYWYDEPSFSKDEPELEFWDQIPTTWDETKVLQGAPGQYITTARRKGNDWFLGTLNNTEAKTVRIKFDFLPKGKTFDAKIYSDDDKINTATKVAVTTKRINNTTVLEVNLKASGGQAIWLQMK, via the coding sequence ATGAAACTATTTTTTTCCTATACAACACTCTTTTTATTACTTTTTACTTTTAGCTCCGTCTCCAGTCAGTCCATTGTTCCGGGCTCCGAAAAGACGCTATATTCTCCGGATAGAAACCTTGAAATTAAAATCGCTCAAAAGCAGGAAACACCAGGCCAGCGTGCTTTTTTTTACCAGGTAAATTATAAAGGGAAATCAGTTGTTCTGGAATCACGCATGGACCTTCAACTGGATAACCATTTAAGTGAACAGGCCATGGCCTTAAAGGTGGATAAGCAGGAAAGGTGGTTTGACAATTTGAAAATTACGGGCGCTTTTACTTCCACGAAGGACACTACCTGGAGCCCTGTAACTGCTGAGCGTAAAGAAATCAGAGATCACTATAATGCACTAACCATTGAAACTGTAAAGGAAGACAATTCCATTTATCCAATGTTTATTGAGTTCCGGGCATATAACGAAGGCCTTGCTTTCCGGTTCTTTTTTCCGGAAAATGTAAAGGGAACTTATTACAGGATCATGGCAGAGCACACAGAGTTTACCATGCCCGAAAATACGAAGGCCTGGCATGCATCATGGGCGCAGGCACCGTATCAATTGTTGAACTTAAAAAATTGGCCTGATGAGAGCGAACGCCCTTTAACCCTTGAGCTTTCTAATGGATTGTATGCTTGTCTTGCAGAAGCGCAGATGGTGGATTATGCCAGAACCAAGTTTAAACTGAGTACCACTAAACCCAATACGATTTTGACCTCCATGTATACCCCGGCGGATCTCATTTCTCCTTTTGGTACGCCCTGGCGGGTAGTTATGGTTGCAGAAAAGTATACAGATCTGATTGAAAACAATTACTTGTTGCTTAACCTTAATACACCTTCAAAAATCAAAGATGAAAGCTGGATTAAACCCGGCAAAATAATTAGGGTGATGACGCAGACTACTGCAGATGCAAAAGCCAACATTGATTTTGCAGCGAAGCATAATCTTCAATACATACTGTTTGACTGGAAGTGGTATGGGCCTGCTTATTCTTTTAAGTCTGATGCAACGAAGGTAGCGATTCCGAATTTTGACTTACCGGGCATCATTAACTACGGTAAAGAAAAAGGCATTGGAGTTTGGCTGTATGTAAATCTTCAGGGATTGTACATGCAATCTGACAGTTTGTTTAAGGTTTATCAAAAATGGGGTGTTAAGGGGGTGAAATTTGGTTTTGTACAGGCTGGCTCACACCGCTGGACTACCTGGCTGGAAAAAGCAATTCAACAGGCTGCCGATGCGAAAATTATGGTGAATATTCACGACGATTGGCGGCCAACAGGGGAGCAGCGAACCTGGCCAAACTTGATGACCTCTGAAGGGATCCGTGGAAATGAGGAAATGCCAGATGCAACCAGTAATACCGTAATGCCCTTTACCCGTTACATTGCCGGAGCTGCTGATTATACCCTATGTTATTACGATAAACGAATTAAAACAACTCATGCACATCAACTGGCCATGGCTGCCGTGTATTACAGTCCTATCCAAACCTTATATTGGTATGATGAGCCCTCCTTTTCAAAAGATGAGCCTGAACTGGAATTCTGGGATCAAATTCCAACTACCTGGGATGAAACCAAAGTTTTACAAGGGGCACCGGGACAATACATTACAACAGCCCGGAGGAAAGGCAACGATTGGTTTTTGGGCACGCTAAACAATACGGAAGCAAAAACGGTAAGGATAAAATTTGACTTTTTGCCAAAGGGAAAGACTTTTGATGCCAAAATTTATAGTGATGACGATAAAATAAATACTGCAACAAAAGTTGCGGTTACCACGAAACGGATAAACAATACCACCGTGTTGGAAGTAAATTTAAAAGCATCTGGGGGACAAGCTATTTGGCTACAAATGAAATAA
- a CDS encoding alginate lyase family protein has product MIKNIIKISIPVVLLVLVSMSCKRDFYKLVNPQAEKTDEPVITGKLAIAHPGMLHTAADFTFVKSKVDASLTPWKEGYDKLNSSTLLSLSYTPSPTVKLIRGGGSVEEPEADNYANAMRDSHAAYQMGLKWRLSGDDRYAAKAVEILNAWARVCKSINGDSNKALASGIYGLSFANAAELVRGYSGWAPADFSAYKQWMLDLFYTTASDFLNRHNGTCPSHYWTNWDAANMCAVMGIGILTDDMAKVEFAITYFKKGVGNGNIDNAITFTHNVNGEVLGQGQESGRDQGHGVLVISLLGSFCQMAYNVGEDLFAYKNNKFLSLCEYTAKYNYTDAGGAYLYTVPFSPYVRYFNANCANSETLTEVSAVGRGDIRPSWELVYNHYAKVKNKTATYSKLFAEKVRPEGGGSHYGPNSGGYDQLGFGTLMFSK; this is encoded by the coding sequence ATGATTAAGAATATTATAAAAATTTCCATCCCGGTAGTATTACTGGTCCTGGTATCTATGTCTTGTAAGAGAGACTTCTACAAACTGGTGAATCCTCAGGCAGAAAAAACTGATGAGCCTGTAATTACAGGGAAACTTGCAATTGCACACCCGGGAATGTTGCACACGGCGGCAGATTTTACTTTTGTTAAATCAAAGGTTGATGCCAGCCTTACGCCCTGGAAAGAAGGTTATGATAAATTAAACAGCAGTACATTACTGAGTCTAAGCTACACGCCTAGTCCAACGGTAAAACTGATCCGTGGAGGTGGTTCTGTAGAGGAGCCCGAAGCAGATAACTATGCCAATGCAATGCGTGACTCTCATGCGGCTTACCAAATGGGATTAAAATGGAGACTATCTGGCGACGATAGGTATGCTGCTAAAGCGGTAGAAATTTTAAATGCCTGGGCCCGCGTTTGCAAGTCGATTAATGGTGACAGTAATAAAGCGCTTGCGTCTGGTATTTATGGCTTGAGTTTTGCCAATGCGGCAGAATTGGTTAGAGGATACAGTGGCTGGGCTCCGGCTGATTTTAGCGCCTATAAGCAATGGATGCTGGACTTGTTCTATACCACAGCCTCAGACTTCCTAAACCGGCATAATGGAACCTGTCCGTCTCATTATTGGACCAATTGGGATGCTGCAAATATGTGTGCCGTAATGGGCATCGGAATTTTGACCGACGATATGGCCAAGGTAGAATTTGCCATAACCTATTTTAAGAAGGGTGTAGGCAATGGAAATATAGATAATGCGATCACATTTACCCATAATGTAAATGGCGAGGTGTTAGGTCAAGGGCAGGAAAGTGGCAGAGATCAGGGTCATGGCGTTTTGGTCATCTCGCTGTTGGGTTCATTCTGTCAAATGGCCTATAATGTAGGCGAAGATTTGTTTGCCTATAAAAACAACAAATTCCTTTCCCTGTGCGAGTATACTGCAAAATACAATTATACGGATGCAGGTGGTGCCTATCTTTATACGGTTCCATTTAGTCCCTATGTGAGGTATTTTAATGCCAATTGCGCAAACTCCGAAACACTTACAGAGGTGTCGGCTGTTGGGCGTGGAGATATACGACCATCCTGGGAGCTGGTGTACAACCACTATGCAAAGGTGAAAAACAAAACTGCAACATACAGCAAGCTGTTCGCAGAAAAAGTGCGGCCTGAAGGGGGAGGTAGTCATTACGGGCCGAATAGTGGCGGCTACGACCAGCTCGGCTTCGGAACATTGATGTTTTCGAAATAA
- a CDS encoding glycoside hydrolase family 88 protein yields MTRSKLNYILIFFFFNLSNIFAQNKVDHAINYCEKQALNTLKSIPNDSLNIPRSIAEGEYNWRFVDYRDWCSGFWPGTLWYLFEGTHNPKFKTSADKFSRELSPLSMQKAFDHDLGFQIFNSFGNGYRLTGNEEYKKVILATADTLATLFNPKVGTILSWPRAVPNMEWPQHNTIIDNMINLEMLFWASKNGGSKRLYDIAVSHALVTMKNHFRSDYTSYHAVVYDKATGKKIKGVTHQGYADNSMWARGQSWAIYGYTMCYRETKNPLFLDFAQKVTDTYLKDLPPDLIPYWDFNDPGIPNVPRDASAAAVVASALLELSTLVKEPSKASMYREKAETMLSSLSSDAYQSRTTNNAFLLHSTGHKPAGSEIDAAIIYADYYYIEALLRLKKLKIGKSIYAPI; encoded by the coding sequence ATGACCAGATCCAAGCTAAATTATATTCTGATATTTTTCTTCTTTAATTTATCCAACATTTTTGCCCAAAACAAAGTAGATCATGCTATAAACTATTGTGAAAAACAGGCTTTAAATACACTAAAAAGTATACCCAACGATTCCCTGAACATTCCAAGAAGTATTGCTGAAGGAGAATATAACTGGCGGTTTGTAGACTACCGCGACTGGTGTAGCGGCTTTTGGCCGGGTACCCTATGGTATCTATTCGAAGGTACACACAACCCCAAATTTAAAACCTCAGCAGACAAATTTTCAAGGGAGCTTAGTCCGCTTTCTATGCAAAAAGCCTTCGATCATGATTTGGGTTTCCAGATTTTTAACAGTTTTGGTAACGGCTATCGTTTAACTGGAAATGAGGAATACAAAAAAGTTATACTGGCAACTGCAGACACGTTGGCTACGTTATTTAATCCAAAAGTAGGAACCATACTTTCCTGGCCAAGAGCAGTTCCTAACATGGAATGGCCACAGCACAATACCATAATCGACAATATGATTAACCTGGAAATGCTGTTTTGGGCTTCTAAAAATGGAGGTAGCAAGCGACTCTATGACATTGCGGTTTCACATGCGCTGGTTACGATGAAAAACCATTTCCGCTCTGATTATACGTCCTACCATGCGGTAGTGTACGATAAAGCCACGGGGAAAAAAATAAAAGGAGTAACCCATCAAGGCTATGCCGACAATTCCATGTGGGCAAGGGGACAGTCCTGGGCCATATATGGTTATACCATGTGTTACCGCGAAACGAAGAATCCCTTGTTTTTAGATTTTGCCCAAAAGGTAACTGATACCTACCTTAAAGATCTTCCACCGGATTTAATTCCATATTGGGATTTTAATGATCCAGGCATTCCCAATGTACCGAGGGATGCATCGGCAGCTGCTGTGGTGGCATCAGCATTATTAGAGTTGTCTACCTTGGTTAAGGAGCCATCCAAAGCCAGTATGTACCGTGAAAAAGCGGAAACGATGTTGAGCAGCTTATCCTCTGATGCCTATCAAAGCAGGACCACAAATAATGCATTTTTACTACATTCCACAGGACATAAGCCGGCTGGATCTGAAATAGATGCAGCTATCATTTATGCCGATTACTACTATATCGAAGCTTTGCTTCGGCTTAAAAAACTAAAAATAGGGAAAAGTATTTATGCCCCTATATAG
- a CDS encoding class A beta-lactamase-related serine hydrolase — translation MIAKRSVAFCLGCFGLTLTSYSVVIAQHKLTLPKYDFSYLDRKINGWVDSGYYNGASILIAKNDQVIYQKQYGNYKPETVEYIASAGKWLAAATIAAVVEEGKLSWNDQVNKWLPEFKDVKGNATLRQLLSHTAGYPDYQPKGLPADSYQTLTASVAHILNLPADTLPGTKFKYGGLAMQVAGRMAELATGKDWETIFQEKLGQPLEMKSTHFVPVDHTPGHNPMLGGGARTCLKDFANFLNMVSNNGVYQGKRILSLQSLQELEGDQVKNAKVFAGEYVENARATKRKDIYGLGEWREEVNAHGVATLISSPGWAGAYPWVDKKNHVYGFFMSRIKEMKNGFNSFYASPVLPYLVRDVLTQVAHPELKHGYITTPDKARLYYEELGKGVPLIFLHGHSFDRTEWDPQFFALAKKYRVIRYDLRGYGWSSMPSEVQKALHADDLLALMDQLKISKAHLVGLSLGGFIVSDFLALHQDRLWSATIASSDFFKVNGPSQPWTKEEWESQSLKIKAWQQKGAALKKREWFNALTIRNGQPVENLRQPIWTMISKWDAWQPQHHEPRFLLGNDLEPKLKAQAITVPVLFLTGDADAGHKNKLLEAIPSAKQVFVKNAGHVSNLENPKDFNKKIQAFLKSVH, via the coding sequence ATGATAGCTAAGAGAAGTGTCGCATTTTGCCTCGGCTGCTTTGGTTTAACGCTAACTTCCTATTCAGTGGTTATTGCGCAGCACAAGTTGACGTTGCCGAAATACGATTTTTCCTATCTGGATCGCAAGATAAATGGTTGGGTAGATAGTGGCTATTACAATGGGGCATCCATCCTCATTGCAAAAAATGATCAGGTTATCTATCAAAAGCAGTATGGTAATTATAAACCAGAAACGGTTGAGTACATTGCATCGGCTGGGAAATGGCTGGCAGCTGCAACAATAGCTGCTGTTGTAGAAGAGGGCAAGCTGTCATGGAATGACCAGGTCAACAAATGGCTGCCAGAATTTAAAGATGTAAAAGGCAATGCCACGCTTCGGCAGCTGCTTTCCCATACTGCCGGTTATCCGGATTATCAACCAAAGGGGCTGCCTGCGGATAGTTACCAAACGCTCACAGCGTCTGTAGCCCACATCCTAAACTTGCCAGCAGATACTTTGCCTGGTACAAAATTTAAATATGGCGGATTGGCCATGCAAGTGGCAGGGCGCATGGCAGAATTGGCTACAGGAAAGGATTGGGAGACCATTTTTCAGGAAAAACTGGGGCAACCCTTAGAAATGAAAAGCACACATTTTGTGCCTGTAGACCATACCCCTGGCCATAATCCAATGCTGGGCGGTGGTGCCAGGACCTGCTTAAAGGATTTTGCGAACTTTTTAAATATGGTAAGTAATAACGGTGTTTACCAGGGAAAACGAATTTTATCATTGCAGTCGTTACAGGAGTTGGAAGGTGATCAGGTAAAAAATGCAAAAGTGTTTGCAGGAGAATATGTAGAAAATGCAAGGGCAACTAAGAGAAAGGACATTTACGGACTTGGCGAATGGAGGGAGGAAGTTAATGCTCATGGCGTAGCTACGCTGATAAGTAGTCCCGGTTGGGCAGGAGCTTACCCTTGGGTAGATAAAAAGAACCACGTTTATGGATTTTTCATGAGCCGTATAAAAGAAATGAAAAATGGTTTTAACTCTTTTTATGCCAGTCCGGTTTTGCCATACCTCGTTAGAGATGTCTTAACACAAGTAGCCCATCCCGAATTGAAGCATGGTTATATCACAACGCCGGATAAGGCACGTTTATATTATGAAGAACTGGGCAAAGGAGTGCCTCTGATCTTTCTCCATGGACACTCGTTTGACCGTACAGAATGGGATCCGCAGTTTTTTGCGCTGGCGAAAAAATATCGTGTCATCCGCTATGACTTACGTGGCTATGGTTGGTCTTCTATGCCTTCGGAAGTGCAAAAGGCACTGCACGCAGATGACCTACTGGCTTTAATGGATCAACTTAAAATTAGCAAGGCTCACCTCGTTGGCTTGTCACTGGGAGGATTTATAGTGTCCGATTTCCTTGCATTGCATCAGGATAGACTATGGAGCGCCACCATAGCCAGTAGTGACTTTTTTAAGGTAAATGGCCCTTCACAACCCTGGACCAAAGAAGAATGGGAAAGCCAGAGCCTAAAAATAAAAGCATGGCAGCAAAAGGGAGCAGCACTCAAAAAAAGAGAATGGTTTAATGCCCTAACCATACGCAATGGCCAACCGGTTGAAAATCTCCGTCAGCCCATTTGGACAATGATTAGTAAATGGGATGCCTGGCAACCGCAACATCATGAACCCAGGTTTTTATTGGGCAATGATTTGGAGCCGAAGCTTAAAGCCCAAGCTATTACTGTCCCTGTTTTATTTTTAACGGGCGATGCAGATGCCGGGCATAAAAATAAGCTCCTTGAAGCTATTCCTTCTGCAAAACAGGTTTTTGTGAAAAATGCCGGGCATGTTAGTAATCTGGAAAACCCAAAAGACTTCAATAAAAAGATTCAGGCCTTTTTGAAAAGTGTACATTAA
- a CDS encoding glycoside hydrolase family 127 protein, whose translation MKYTCLYLAFWFSPLCISAQYVGQHKSKIAVTTKIPLKAYSFDLQDVRLLDSRFKENMDREGRWMLSLPNERLLHSFKVNAGMLTDKKSSKTKMPQPLGGWESLDMELRGHSVGHLLSGLSFQYASTGEDIFKRKADSLVAGLAQVQVTLNEGGYLSAFPQQYIDRNIKGTSVWAPWYTLHKITAGLIDSYWYTGNQQALDVGIKMASWAYQKLNGLSPDQLAVMLRNEFGGMNEAWYNLYSITGNHEHKRLGDLFYHKAVLDPLAAKEDKLYKMHANTVIPKVTGEARAYELTGEAREKSITTYFWDNIVNKQTYVIGSNSDKEHFIEPGKISKYITGYTGETCNTYNMLKVTRHLFTWDADVKYADYYEKALYNHILGQQDPKTGMVCYFTPLKPGAFRVYSTRDSSFWCCVGSGFESQSKYGEAIYYHNDNGIFVNLFIPSVLNWKEKGFKVRQETNYPEEATTRFFIEEVNNEVLPLYIRYPNWATLGAKIKINGKPVKINQDAGSYISLSRKWKKGDEIEVTYPMSLKLEATPDNPKIAAITYGPVVLAGEMGTEGMKTPQPYHDPKDPYQYYDYDYNIPANLVHGLNAKGQQIWEWLKPVKGQPLTFSTTNTVNGSAVTLVPYYNLHRQRYVVYWDVN comes from the coding sequence ATGAAATATACATGTTTATACCTGGCTTTTTGGTTCAGTCCATTGTGTATAAGTGCACAATATGTTGGGCAGCACAAAAGCAAAATCGCCGTTACTACTAAAATACCCCTGAAGGCTTATAGTTTTGACTTGCAGGATGTGAGGTTGCTGGACAGTAGGTTTAAGGAAAATATGGACCGGGAAGGGCGTTGGATGCTTTCTTTGCCTAACGAAAGACTGCTCCATAGCTTTAAAGTAAATGCTGGAATGTTAACGGATAAGAAAAGCAGTAAAACCAAGATGCCCCAGCCTTTGGGTGGCTGGGAATCATTGGATATGGAGCTCCGTGGTCATAGTGTTGGTCATTTACTCTCTGGTCTGTCGTTTCAGTATGCTTCTACAGGAGAAGATATTTTCAAGAGAAAAGCCGATAGCCTGGTTGCAGGTTTGGCACAAGTTCAGGTAACCCTTAATGAGGGCGGTTATTTAAGTGCATTTCCACAGCAGTATATCGACCGTAACATTAAAGGCACATCTGTATGGGCACCATGGTATACCCTTCATAAAATCACAGCAGGATTAATTGATAGTTATTGGTATACCGGCAATCAACAAGCTTTAGATGTAGGAATCAAAATGGCTTCCTGGGCTTACCAAAAGTTGAATGGTTTATCGCCTGATCAACTGGCTGTTATGCTTCGTAATGAGTTTGGAGGTATGAACGAGGCCTGGTACAATTTATATTCTATTACAGGCAACCACGAACATAAACGCCTGGGTGATCTTTTTTACCACAAAGCCGTACTTGATCCTTTAGCGGCCAAAGAAGATAAATTGTATAAAATGCATGCCAATACCGTGATCCCAAAAGTTACCGGGGAAGCAAGGGCCTATGAATTGACCGGGGAAGCAAGGGAGAAGAGTATTACAACCTATTTCTGGGACAACATTGTCAATAAGCAGACCTATGTAATTGGCAGCAATAGCGATAAAGAACATTTTATAGAACCCGGAAAGATTTCAAAGTACATCACTGGCTACACGGGAGAAACTTGTAATACTTATAATATGCTCAAGGTGACCCGTCATTTATTTACATGGGACGCCGATGTGAAGTATGCAGATTATTACGAAAAGGCTTTGTATAATCACATCCTTGGACAACAAGATCCTAAGACAGGAATGGTCTGTTATTTTACTCCGCTAAAACCCGGGGCTTTTAGGGTATATAGTACACGTGACAGTTCCTTTTGGTGTTGTGTAGGTTCGGGATTTGAAAGCCAGTCTAAATACGGGGAAGCTATTTATTACCATAATGATAATGGCATTTTTGTAAATTTGTTTATCCCATCTGTGTTAAACTGGAAAGAAAAAGGATTTAAAGTTCGCCAGGAAACAAACTATCCAGAAGAAGCAACTACCCGCTTTTTTATCGAGGAGGTCAATAACGAGGTGTTGCCGTTGTACATCCGATACCCAAATTGGGCAACGCTGGGTGCCAAAATCAAAATCAATGGTAAGCCAGTTAAAATTAATCAGGATGCGGGCAGCTATATTTCTCTAAGCCGGAAATGGAAAAAAGGAGATGAAATAGAGGTCACCTATCCTATGTCTTTGAAGCTTGAAGCTACACCTGATAATCCTAAGATTGCCGCCATTACGTACGGGCCTGTTGTATTGGCCGGAGAAATGGGAACAGAAGGAATGAAAACGCCACAGCCTTATCATGATCCCAAAGATCCTTATCAATATTATGATTACGATTATAATATCCCTGCAAACCTGGTTCATGGTTTAAATGCCAAAGGCCAACAAATCTGGGAATGGCTTAAGCCAGTTAAAGGTCAGCCTTTAACTTTTAGTACAACGAATACAGTCAACGGTTCAGCGGTCACCCTTGTACCTTATTATAACCTGCATCGCCAGCGGTATGTGGTTTATTGGGACGTAAATTAA
- the fucP gene encoding L-fucose:H+ symporter permease has product MSQKAAFTEKRFLFTYVFVTSLFMLWGVAHSMSDVLNKHFQNVLNVSKADSGLIQLSVFGAYFVMSIPAGMYLKRFGYKSGVILGLGLFAAGTFLFVPAADSSSFTFFRIALFILGCGMATLETVAHPFAAALGDQRTSDRRVNFSQSFNAVGAIIGPAIGSYFLLRAISGAEVHNLDAVKTLYVGLGGFIVFVAIVFFFLKVPVLTDPHVEHAADLDAGSVDTTPGKKLIQHRHFVWAVVAQFFNVAAQAGTWSYFINYGVEKMHLTDERAGYNMTLFMVCMAAGRFVGTYLMKFIAPNRLLAIFAFCSMVACVIIAQSWGGISYGALFSLNFFFSIMFPTIFSLGLKNLGKHTQQASSFISMGVVGGAVMPYFMGKIANYDVAQAYYLPIVCYFVIFLFGAKFFKVKH; this is encoded by the coding sequence ATGTCACAAAAAGCAGCCTTTACCGAGAAGAGATTCTTGTTTACCTATGTATTTGTAACCTCTTTATTTATGCTTTGGGGAGTTGCTCATTCCATGAGCGATGTACTTAATAAACACTTTCAAAATGTACTAAACGTTTCCAAAGCAGATTCGGGACTTATTCAGCTCTCTGTATTTGGCGCTTATTTTGTAATGAGTATCCCTGCGGGTATGTATCTAAAGCGCTTTGGATATAAATCTGGTGTTATCTTGGGTTTAGGTTTGTTTGCCGCGGGTACTTTTTTATTCGTTCCTGCAGCAGATTCCAGCTCATTTACTTTCTTTAGAATTGCATTGTTTATTCTTGGTTGTGGGATGGCCACGCTGGAAACTGTGGCGCATCCATTTGCAGCTGCATTGGGAGATCAGCGTACTAGTGACCGTCGGGTTAATTTTTCGCAGTCTTTTAATGCAGTTGGTGCGATCATAGGCCCGGCAATAGGGTCTTACTTTCTGCTGCGTGCAATTTCCGGAGCTGAGGTGCATAATCTGGATGCTGTAAAAACGCTGTACGTTGGCCTCGGTGGATTTATTGTATTTGTGGCTATTGTATTTTTCTTTTTAAAAGTACCTGTATTAACGGATCCTCACGTAGAACATGCAGCAGATCTGGATGCTGGAAGTGTGGATACCACACCTGGTAAAAAGCTTATTCAGCACCGCCATTTTGTATGGGCAGTGGTAGCCCAGTTTTTTAATGTGGCAGCACAAGCAGGCACCTGGAGTTATTTCATCAATTACGGCGTAGAGAAAATGCACCTTACGGACGAAAGGGCAGGATATAACATGACGCTCTTTATGGTGTGTATGGCGGCCGGACGTTTTGTTGGAACTTACCTTATGAAGTTCATTGCACCAAATAGACTACTTGCCATCTTCGCATTCTGCAGTATGGTGGCCTGTGTTATCATTGCGCAAAGTTGGGGAGGGATATCTTACGGAGCATTATTTAGCTTAAACTTCTTTTTTAGCATCATGTTTCCTACCATATTTAGCCTTGGCTTAAAGAATCTGGGAAAACATACTCAGCAAGCTTCTTCATTCATCTCAATGGGTGTAGTAGGTGGTGCAGTAATGCCTTATTTTATGGGAAAAATCGCCAATTATGATGTAGCACAGGCTTATTATCTTCCAATAGTGTGCTATTTCGTAATCTTTTTATTTGGTGCCAAATTCTTTAAGGTAAAACATTAA